The following proteins come from a genomic window of Sphaerisporangium rubeum:
- a CDS encoding RICIN domain-containing protein translates to MSGKGRRGFGVSMVALGLAVAGGIVGAQAAAAAPTSGTYRVVNAGSGLCLTVPGSSGSDGVQLTQTACADVANQSWTLTSVSGGVTLRAGNSGKCAGVRDASTSAGKAVQQETCSGASSQAWQLVESGSDYRIANANGGKCLNTKDDSTASGALVQTNSCDSVSTKQWRLVQGGTTPTQTPTSTPTSTPTGPPPGNPGGLVGWATQGGGTTGGAGGGTTTVSSSSALSSALSASGTQVIRVSGTITCSGMLKVTSNKSVLGNSGATLVGCGLNVSNASNVIIRNLTFRDWDDDAVNVQYSTRVWIDHNSLSNGYDGAIDIKRGSDYVTVSWNRVSSHDKTMLLGHDDGNGSEDRGHLRVTYHHNWFDGTNQRHPRVRFGNPVHVYNNYYGAVRSYGVASTEGAGVLVECNYFENTPDPYHLGEGDSGPGTLVARNNHMVNSGAGQTGGSVASIPYGYTCDTPSQVKSIVTGGAGAGRISI, encoded by the coding sequence GTGAGCGGTAAGGGAAGGCGAGGCTTCGGGGTCTCGATGGTGGCGCTCGGCCTCGCGGTGGCCGGAGGGATCGTGGGAGCGCAGGCCGCGGCGGCCGCGCCGACGTCCGGGACGTACCGGGTGGTCAACGCCGGTAGTGGGCTGTGCCTGACGGTGCCGGGGAGCAGCGGGTCCGACGGGGTGCAGCTCACCCAGACGGCGTGCGCCGACGTGGCGAACCAGAGCTGGACGCTGACCTCGGTGAGCGGCGGTGTGACGCTGCGGGCCGGCAACAGCGGCAAGTGCGCGGGGGTGCGGGACGCGAGCACGTCGGCCGGCAAGGCCGTACAGCAGGAGACCTGCTCCGGTGCGTCGTCGCAGGCGTGGCAGCTCGTCGAGTCGGGGTCGGACTACCGGATCGCCAACGCCAACGGCGGCAAGTGCCTGAACACCAAGGACGACTCGACCGCCTCAGGCGCGCTCGTCCAGACCAACTCGTGCGACTCGGTGAGCACCAAGCAGTGGCGCCTCGTCCAGGGTGGCACCACGCCGACCCAGACGCCGACGAGCACCCCCACCAGCACGCCGACCGGGCCGCCACCCGGCAACCCCGGCGGGCTCGTCGGCTGGGCCACGCAAGGCGGCGGCACGACCGGCGGGGCCGGTGGCGGCACGACGACGGTCAGCAGTTCGTCGGCGCTGAGCAGCGCGTTGTCGGCGTCGGGGACGCAGGTCATCCGGGTGTCGGGGACCATCACCTGCTCAGGCATGCTCAAGGTGACGTCGAACAAGAGCGTGCTCGGCAACTCCGGCGCCACCCTGGTCGGCTGCGGCCTGAACGTCAGCAACGCCTCCAACGTGATCATCCGCAACCTGACCTTCCGCGACTGGGACGACGACGCGGTCAACGTGCAGTACTCGACGCGGGTGTGGATCGACCACAACAGCCTGTCCAACGGCTACGACGGCGCGATCGACATCAAGCGCGGCAGCGACTACGTCACCGTCTCCTGGAACCGTGTCTCCAGCCACGACAAGACCATGCTGCTCGGCCACGACGACGGCAACGGCTCCGAGGACCGCGGCCACCTGCGCGTCACCTACCACCACAACTGGTTCGACGGCACCAACCAGCGCCACCCCCGCGTCCGGTTCGGCAACCCCGTCCACGTCTACAACAACTACTACGGCGCGGTCAGAAGCTACGGCGTCGCCTCCACCGAAGGCGCCGGGGTCCTGGTCGAGTGCAACTACTTCGAGAACACCCCCGACCCCTACCACCTCGGCGAAGGCGACTCCGGCCCCGGCACGCTCGTGGCGCGCAACAACCACATGGTGAACTCCGGCGCCGGCCAGACCGGCGGCAGCGTGGCGAGCATCCCCTACGGCTACACCTGCGACACCCCGTCCCAGGTCAAGTCCATCGTCACCGGCGGCGCAGGCGCCGGCCGGATCAGCATCTGA
- a CDS encoding pectate lyase family protein: protein MRRTKASILLTLTAAAGLTLAGSVVDGASAVPMARQVALAGPSDLVGWATQGGGTSGGAGGGTTTVSSSSALSSALSASGTQVIRVSGTITCSGMLKVTSNKSVLGNSGATLVGCGLNVANASNVIIRNLTFRNWNDDAINVQYSTRVWIGNNTLSNGYDGAIDIKRASDYVTVSWNRIFSHDKTMLLGHDDGNGGEDRGRLRVTYHHNWFDGTNQRHPRVRFGNPVHVFNNFYGGVRSYGVASTVGAGVLVECNYFENTPDPYHLGEGSSGPGTLVARNNHKVNSGAGQTGGSVASIPYGYTCDTPSQVKSIVTGGAGAGRVGV, encoded by the coding sequence GTGAGGAGAACGAAGGCGAGCATCCTGCTCACCCTGACGGCGGCCGCCGGCCTGACGCTGGCGGGCTCCGTGGTCGACGGCGCGTCCGCCGTGCCGATGGCGCGCCAGGTCGCGCTCGCCGGCCCGTCGGACCTGGTCGGCTGGGCCACGCAAGGCGGCGGCACGAGCGGCGGGGCCGGTGGCGGCACGACGACGGTCAGTAGTTCGTCGGCGCTGAGCAGCGCGTTGTCGGCGTCGGGGACGCAGGTCATCCGGGTGTCGGGGACCATCACCTGCTCAGGCATGCTCAAGGTGACGTCGAACAAGAGCGTGCTCGGCAACTCCGGCGCCACCCTGGTCGGCTGCGGCCTGAACGTCGCCAACGCCTCCAACGTCATCATCCGCAACCTGACCTTCAGGAACTGGAACGACGACGCCATCAACGTGCAGTACTCGACGCGGGTGTGGATCGGCAACAACACCCTGTCCAACGGCTACGACGGCGCCATCGACATCAAGCGGGCCAGTGACTACGTCACCGTGTCGTGGAACCGGATCTTCAGCCACGACAAGACCATGCTGCTCGGCCACGACGACGGCAACGGCGGCGAGGACCGCGGCCGGCTGCGTGTGACGTACCACCACAACTGGTTCGACGGCACCAACCAGCGCCACCCGCGTGTCCGCTTCGGCAACCCGGTGCACGTCTTCAACAACTTCTACGGCGGGGTGCGCAGCTACGGCGTCGCGTCCACCGTGGGGGCCGGCGTGCTGGTGGAGTGCAACTACTTCGAGAACACCCCCGACCCGTACCACCTCGGTGAGGGCTCGTCGGGGCCCGGAACTCTGGTGGCGCGCAACAACCACAAGGTGAACTCCGGCGCGGGCCAGACCGGCGGCAGCGTGGCGAGCATCCCCTACGGCTACACCTGCGACACCCCGTCCCAGGTCAAGTCCATCGTGACCGGCGGCGCAGGCGCCGGCCGCGTCGGCGTCTGA
- a CDS encoding M20/M25/M40 family metallo-hydrolase translates to MTPEEIENAVTAGMPRAVEDLTRLVSIPSVAFPGWPEEPVRAAAALTEELLRSAGLPEVRQVPVEGSFPAVFAEAPAPAGAPTVLLYAHYDVQPPGDAGLWRTPAFTPTLVDGCLYGRGAADDKSGLISHVLALRAFQGRFPVGVKVIVEGQEEYAGERLERFVEHNPDLVRADAIIVADTGNPAVGDPAVTTSLRGLAAFTVEVRTLEEALHSGSFGGAAPDALAALIRVLASLHDDNGDIRVPGLPKGSFLGAGPSEEDFRATAGVLDGVALPGSGSLADRLWASYSITVTGLDVPTVRDAVNAVQAVARARVTVRVPPGGDPATAADDVVEHLRRAAPWGARVEITDRVLGSGYLADTGGRARSALNRAMKRAFGRAPRDIGAGGSIPLVATFGKLFPAAEILLFGAEDEGASIHAPNERVDLEELRRTATTEALFLADYAEF, encoded by the coding sequence GTGACCCCTGAGGAGATCGAGAACGCCGTCACGGCCGGCATGCCGCGGGCCGTCGAGGACCTCACCCGGCTGGTGTCCATCCCCTCGGTCGCCTTCCCGGGGTGGCCCGAGGAGCCGGTGCGCGCCGCCGCCGCGCTGACGGAGGAGCTGCTGCGTTCCGCGGGGCTTCCCGAGGTACGGCAGGTGCCGGTCGAGGGCAGCTTCCCCGCCGTGTTCGCCGAGGCCCCCGCGCCGGCCGGAGCCCCGACCGTGCTGCTGTACGCGCACTACGACGTGCAGCCGCCGGGGGACGCGGGCCTGTGGCGCACCCCGGCGTTCACGCCGACCCTCGTCGACGGCTGCCTGTACGGCCGTGGCGCGGCGGACGACAAGTCGGGGCTCATCTCGCACGTGCTGGCACTGCGGGCCTTCCAGGGCCGGTTCCCGGTCGGCGTCAAGGTCATCGTCGAGGGCCAGGAGGAGTACGCCGGCGAGCGGCTCGAACGGTTCGTCGAGCACAACCCCGACCTGGTGCGCGCGGACGCGATCATCGTGGCCGACACGGGGAACCCCGCCGTCGGCGACCCGGCGGTCACCACGTCGCTGCGCGGGCTCGCCGCGTTCACCGTCGAGGTGCGCACCCTCGAGGAGGCCCTGCACAGCGGCTCGTTCGGCGGCGCCGCGCCGGACGCGCTCGCGGCCCTGATCCGCGTGCTGGCCTCACTGCACGACGACAACGGCGACATCCGCGTCCCCGGCCTGCCGAAGGGCTCGTTCCTCGGCGCCGGCCCCTCGGAGGAGGACTTCCGCGCCACCGCCGGGGTGCTCGACGGGGTGGCGCTGCCGGGTTCCGGCTCGCTCGCCGACCGGCTGTGGGCCTCGTACTCCATCACCGTGACCGGTCTCGACGTGCCGACCGTGCGCGACGCGGTCAACGCGGTGCAGGCGGTGGCCCGCGCCAGGGTCACCGTGCGAGTGCCGCCTGGCGGCGACCCGGCGACCGCCGCCGACGACGTGGTGGAGCACCTGAGGCGCGCCGCGCCGTGGGGTGCGCGGGTCGAGATCACCGACCGGGTGCTCGGGTCGGGTTACCTCGCCGACACCGGCGGACGTGCGAGGTCCGCGCTGAACCGCGCGATGAAGCGCGCCTTCGGCCGCGCGCCGCGCGACATCGGCGCCGGAGGGTCGATCCCGCTGGTGGCGACGTTCGGCAAGTTGTTCCCCGCCGCCGAGATCCTGCTGTTCGGCGCCGAGGACGAAGGCGCGTCGATCCACGCGCCGAACGAACGCGTCGACCTCGAGGAACTGCGCCGCACGGCCACGACCGAGGCGCTGTTCCTGGCCGACTACGCCGAGTTCTGA
- a CDS encoding aspartate aminotransferase family protein, whose amino-acid sequence MTRPDTDTAAVLKAAQDNLWMHFTRHSSYDATEIPTITRGDGAYIYDIHGKRYLDGLSGLFVVQMGHGRAELAEAAAKQAQELAFFPLWSYAHPKAAELAGRLADLTPGDLNRVFFTTGGGEAVETAWKLAKQYFKLTGKPGKYKVVSRSIAYHGTPQGALSITGIPMFKAPFEPLVPGSIRVPNTNYYRADEITGVPGMTPEQFGRWAADQVGKAIEMEGPETVAAVFVEPVQNAGGCFPPPPGYFQRLREICDTHDVLLVSDEVICAFGRLGTMFGGQKFDYVPDIITCAKGLTSGYSPIGAMIASERLFEPFASGDAMFGHGYTFGGHPVSSAVALANLDLFEREDVLGHVQRNEPVFRATLEKLRDLPIVGDVRGAGYFYGIELVKDRDTKETFDDDESERLLRGFLSKALYEAGLYCRADDRGDPVVQLAPPLTCGPAEFDEIESILRSVLTEAWKRL is encoded by the coding sequence ATGACGCGACCCGACACCGACACGGCCGCCGTCCTGAAGGCGGCGCAGGACAACCTGTGGATGCACTTCACCCGGCACAGCTCCTACGACGCGACCGAGATCCCCACCATCACCCGGGGTGACGGGGCCTACATCTACGACATCCACGGCAAGCGCTACCTGGACGGTCTGTCCGGCCTGTTCGTCGTCCAGATGGGTCACGGCCGTGCCGAGCTGGCCGAGGCCGCGGCCAAGCAGGCGCAGGAGCTCGCGTTCTTCCCTCTCTGGTCCTACGCGCACCCCAAGGCCGCCGAGCTCGCGGGACGGCTGGCGGACCTCACGCCGGGTGACCTGAACCGCGTGTTCTTCACCACCGGCGGCGGCGAGGCCGTCGAGACGGCGTGGAAGCTCGCCAAGCAGTACTTCAAGCTCACCGGCAAGCCCGGCAAGTACAAGGTCGTCAGCCGGTCCATCGCCTACCACGGCACGCCGCAAGGCGCGTTGTCGATCACCGGCATCCCGATGTTCAAGGCGCCGTTCGAGCCGCTGGTCCCCGGCTCGATCCGGGTGCCGAACACCAACTACTACCGCGCCGACGAGATCACCGGCGTGCCGGGGATGACCCCCGAGCAGTTCGGACGCTGGGCCGCCGACCAGGTCGGCAAGGCCATCGAGATGGAGGGGCCCGAGACCGTCGCGGCCGTCTTCGTCGAGCCGGTGCAGAACGCCGGCGGGTGCTTCCCGCCGCCACCGGGGTACTTCCAGCGGCTGCGCGAGATCTGCGACACCCACGACGTGCTGCTGGTGTCGGACGAGGTGATCTGCGCCTTCGGCCGCCTCGGCACGATGTTCGGCGGCCAGAAGTTCGACTACGTCCCCGACATCATCACCTGCGCCAAGGGCCTGACCAGCGGCTACTCGCCGATCGGCGCTATGATCGCCTCCGAGCGGCTGTTCGAGCCGTTCGCGTCGGGTGACGCCATGTTCGGCCACGGCTACACCTTCGGCGGCCACCCGGTGTCGTCGGCGGTGGCGCTGGCCAACCTCGACCTGTTCGAGCGTGAGGACGTCCTCGGCCACGTCCAGCGCAACGAGCCGGTGTTCCGCGCCACCCTGGAGAAGCTGCGCGACCTGCCGATCGTCGGCGACGTGCGCGGCGCCGGGTACTTCTACGGCATCGAGCTGGTCAAGGACCGCGACACCAAGGAGACGTTCGACGACGACGAGTCCGAGCGGCTGCTGCGCGGTTTCCTGTCCAAGGCCCTGTACGAGGCCGGGCTCTACTGCCGCGCCGACGACCGCGGCGACCCGGTCGTGCAGCTCGCCCCGCCGCTGACCTGCGGCCCCGCGGAGTTCGACGAGATCGAGTCGATCCTGCGATCTGTCCTCACCGAGGCCTGGAAGCGGCTGTAG
- the ald gene encoding alanine dehydrogenase produces the protein MKIGVPAEVKNHEYRVAATPAGVHELVRHGHEVYVQRGAGLGSHIGDEDYLFAGAKLLDTADEVWGQAELVLKVKEPIAEEYHRMREGQVLFTYLHLAASRECTDALLSRGVTSIAYETVQTGRSLPLLAPMSEVAGRLAPQVGAYNLMRFNGGRGVLPGGVPGVAPAKFVVIGGGVSGLNAAQIAVGMGADVTILDVNIDRLREIDAIYQGRLRTIVSTSYAIEQAVLEADLVIGAVLIPGAKAPTLVSNELVSRMKPGSVLVDIAIDQGGCFEDSRPTTHADPTYQVHGSVFYCVANMPGSVANTSTYALTNATLPYAVKLADQGWQAALRGDASLAAGLSTHAGGLTNAQVAAAHALPHTSVAEVLTGA, from the coding sequence ATGAAGATCGGCGTGCCTGCCGAGGTCAAGAACCACGAGTACCGAGTCGCCGCGACTCCGGCGGGGGTGCACGAGCTCGTGCGCCACGGCCATGAGGTGTACGTCCAGCGCGGCGCGGGCCTCGGTTCGCACATCGGTGACGAGGACTACCTGTTCGCCGGCGCCAAGCTCCTCGACACCGCGGACGAGGTGTGGGGCCAGGCGGAACTGGTGCTCAAGGTCAAGGAACCCATCGCGGAGGAGTACCACCGCATGCGCGAGGGGCAGGTGCTGTTCACCTACCTGCACCTCGCCGCGTCCAGGGAGTGCACCGACGCGCTGCTGTCGCGCGGCGTGACGTCCATCGCGTACGAGACGGTGCAGACCGGCCGGAGCCTGCCGCTGCTGGCCCCCATGTCGGAGGTCGCGGGACGGCTCGCGCCGCAGGTCGGCGCGTACAACCTCATGCGGTTCAACGGCGGACGCGGCGTGCTGCCGGGTGGGGTCCCCGGTGTGGCCCCCGCGAAGTTCGTGGTCATCGGCGGCGGCGTGTCCGGCCTGAACGCGGCGCAGATCGCGGTCGGCATGGGGGCCGACGTCACGATCCTGGACGTCAACATCGACCGGCTGCGGGAGATCGACGCCATCTACCAGGGCCGCCTACGCACCATCGTCTCGACGTCCTACGCCATCGAGCAGGCCGTGCTGGAGGCCGACCTCGTGATCGGCGCCGTGCTCATCCCCGGCGCCAAGGCCCCGACGCTGGTCTCCAACGAGCTGGTGTCCCGCATGAAGCCCGGCTCGGTGCTGGTGGACATCGCCATCGACCAGGGTGGCTGCTTCGAGGACTCCCGGCCCACCACACACGCCGACCCGACCTACCAGGTGCACGGCAGCGTCTTCTACTGCGTCGCCAACATGCCGGGCTCGGTGGCCAACACCTCGACGTACGCGCTGACGAACGCCACCCTGCCGTACGCCGTCAAGCTGGCCGACCAGGGCTGGCAGGCGGCGCTGCGCGGGGACGCGTCCCTGGCGGCCGGTCTCAGCACCCACGCCGGCGGTCTCACCAACGCGCAGGTCGCCGCGGCTCACGCTCTGCCGCACACCTCGGTCGCCGAGGTGCTCACCGGGGCCTGA
- a CDS encoding sel1 repeat family protein, whose translation MPRTPEPPGPSDTEGELLAAARAGDVTAAHRLGKWYARRGDRAAARHWWERAARAGNVDSAYNLGVWHDKHGSVDEAITWYEVAAGSGDAEAAVNLATLLLEQRGDVRQARGWFERAASAGSRQAARRLALLCEDIGDDRAARDWHHGAATAGDLASAHDLGFLGYAAGDEAQARGWWEYAARGGHADAAYHLGRLLDAGRDPEGAEALYRLAAESDHPAAASQLGRLALARRDLRTARAWFERAAHFGRVEDQRMAGFVCVELEDPAAAGHWFGRAAAGGDTEAAYNFGLLLIAEHHDLRGGRHWLRQAAAHGHPGAVHELSALEPDTRFGVQRVPAWDRPVEPELAARAELAAAAAGRRGATPLRVRDLVEILGTWDHVTRRRDHPADLITWLTDQSGLPASAIEHLASVRLTLVRPGTAPWPTPAEVDHVLATCRDLRKRLGTP comes from the coding sequence ATGCCCCGTACGCCAGAGCCGCCGGGCCCGTCCGACACCGAAGGGGAGTTGCTCGCGGCGGCGCGAGCGGGAGACGTCACGGCGGCGCACCGGCTGGGGAAGTGGTACGCGCGGCGGGGGGACAGAGCGGCGGCGCGGCACTGGTGGGAGCGCGCGGCGCGGGCCGGGAACGTCGACAGCGCGTACAACCTCGGGGTGTGGCACGACAAGCACGGCAGCGTCGACGAGGCGATCACATGGTACGAGGTGGCGGCCGGCTCGGGGGACGCCGAGGCCGCGGTGAACCTCGCGACGTTGCTGCTGGAGCAACGAGGGGACGTGCGGCAGGCGCGCGGCTGGTTCGAGCGCGCCGCGTCCGCCGGGTCGCGGCAGGCCGCGCGGCGGCTCGCGCTTCTGTGCGAGGACATCGGGGACGACCGCGCGGCCCGCGACTGGCACCACGGCGCGGCCACGGCCGGCGACCTCGCCTCGGCGCACGACCTCGGGTTCCTCGGGTACGCGGCGGGGGACGAGGCACAGGCGCGCGGCTGGTGGGAGTACGCGGCGCGCGGGGGCCACGCCGACGCGGCGTACCACCTCGGCCGGCTGCTGGACGCGGGCCGCGACCCCGAAGGCGCCGAAGCGCTGTACCGGCTGGCCGCCGAGTCCGACCACCCGGCGGCGGCGTCCCAGCTCGGCAGGCTCGCGCTCGCGCGGCGCGACCTGCGCACGGCCCGCGCGTGGTTCGAGCGCGCGGCGCACTTCGGCCGGGTCGAGGACCAGCGGATGGCCGGGTTCGTGTGCGTCGAGCTGGAGGACCCCGCCGCCGCGGGCCACTGGTTCGGCCGCGCCGCCGCCGGAGGGGACACCGAGGCGGCCTACAACTTCGGCCTGCTGCTCATCGCCGAGCACCACGACCTGCGCGGCGGACGCCACTGGCTGCGCCAGGCCGCCGCGCACGGCCACCCCGGCGCCGTGCACGAGCTGTCCGCTCTGGAGCCGGACACGCGTTTCGGCGTGCAGCGCGTCCCCGCGTGGGACCGTCCCGTGGAGCCCGAACTGGCCGCGCGCGCCGAGCTGGCCGCGGCCGCGGCGGGCCGCCGCGGCGCCACCCCGCTGCGCGTGCGCGACCTCGTCGAGATCCTCGGCACCTGGGACCACGTGACCCGCCGCCGCGACCACCCGGCCGACCTGATCACCTGGCTCACCGACCAGAGCGGCCTGCCGGCCTCGGCCATCGAGCACCTGGCGTCGGTCCGCCTCACCCTGGTCCGTCCGGGCACGGCCCCCTGGCCCACTCCGGCGGAAGTGGACCACGTGCTGGCCACCTGTCGTGACCTGCGTAAACGCCTCGGCACGCCGTAA
- a CDS encoding SDR family oxidoreductase produces the protein MNPLYPDLQGKVALVTGGSRGIGAVVAGALAATGVTVAVNGRDERAVDAVVTRIGEEGGEAVALPGDVTDPEALEEMRRACEAGLGPVDVVVAFAGGGIVRPAPIEQITPQEWHACVDGNLTATFLTLRTFLPGMKARGRGSVVTMASSAGRAVSPAPTPYAAAKAGVVMLTRHAAAQAGPYGVRVNCVSPATILTERTSVHITGELREQLAAQHPLGRLGTPQDVAGATLYLASDVSSWITGVTLDIAGGSLMA, from the coding sequence GTGAATCCGCTCTATCCGGATCTTCAGGGCAAAGTGGCCCTGGTGACCGGGGGGTCGCGGGGCATCGGCGCGGTGGTCGCCGGTGCCCTCGCGGCGACCGGGGTGACGGTCGCCGTCAACGGCCGCGACGAGCGGGCCGTGGACGCGGTCGTCACGAGGATCGGCGAGGAAGGCGGCGAGGCGGTCGCGCTGCCGGGGGACGTGACCGATCCGGAGGCCCTGGAGGAGATGCGCCGCGCCTGTGAGGCCGGTCTCGGCCCGGTGGACGTCGTCGTCGCGTTCGCGGGGGGCGGCATCGTGCGGCCCGCGCCGATCGAGCAGATCACGCCGCAGGAGTGGCACGCCTGCGTGGACGGCAACCTGACCGCGACGTTCCTCACGCTCCGGACGTTCCTGCCCGGCATGAAGGCCCGGGGCCGCGGCTCGGTCGTCACCATGGCGTCCTCGGCGGGCCGCGCCGTGTCCCCCGCGCCGACGCCGTACGCGGCGGCCAAGGCCGGCGTCGTCATGCTCACCCGCCACGCCGCCGCGCAGGCAGGCCCGTACGGCGTCCGCGTCAACTGCGTCTCCCCCGCCACCATCCTCACCGAACGCACCTCCGTCCACATCACCGGCGAGCTGCGCGAACAGCTCGCGGCCCAGCATCCGCTCGGCCGGCTCGGCACCCCGCAGGACGTGGCCGGCGCGACGCTGTACCTGGCGTCCGACGTCTCCTCCTGGATCACCGGCGTCACCCTGGACATCGCCGGCGGCTCGCTCATGGCCTGA
- a CDS encoding SHOCT domain-containing protein yields the protein MPYPHWGPGAGAFWPLIPLFWALLWGTVVVLVLRARRHGKGPFAWSRPGTPASPTAAAEAILAERYARGEMSDDEYFQRVSVLKGGAT from the coding sequence ATGCCTTATCCGCACTGGGGTCCGGGAGCGGGGGCCTTCTGGCCGCTGATCCCGCTGTTCTGGGCTCTGCTCTGGGGGACGGTCGTGGTGCTGGTGCTGCGAGCCCGCAGGCACGGCAAGGGGCCGTTCGCGTGGAGCAGGCCGGGGACGCCGGCGTCGCCGACGGCGGCGGCCGAGGCGATACTCGCCGAGCGGTACGCGCGCGGTGAGATGAGCGACGACGAGTACTTCCAGCGGGTGTCGGTGCTGAAGGGTGGCGCCACGTGA
- a CDS encoding response regulator, giving the protein MIKVLLADDQALVRAGFRALLDAQDGITVVAEAADGAEAVRLAGVHEPDVALMDIRMPGVDGLAATREMPAGVRVIILTTFELDEYVFEALRGGASGFLVKDTEPAELIQAVRVVAAGEALLSPSVTRRLIAEYATRAKEPSAPSALGQLTEREREVLTLVGTGLTNDEIATRLFMAPATAKTHVSRAMIKLGARDRAQLVVIAYESGLVRPGWL; this is encoded by the coding sequence GTGATCAAGGTACTGCTGGCCGACGACCAGGCGCTCGTCCGCGCGGGTTTCCGCGCTCTGCTGGACGCGCAGGACGGCATCACCGTGGTCGCCGAGGCCGCCGACGGCGCCGAGGCGGTCCGCCTGGCCGGGGTCCACGAGCCCGACGTGGCGTTGATGGACATCCGCATGCCGGGGGTGGACGGGCTCGCCGCCACCCGTGAGATGCCGGCCGGGGTGCGCGTGATCATCCTCACGACGTTCGAGCTGGACGAGTACGTCTTCGAGGCCCTGCGCGGCGGCGCCAGCGGCTTCCTGGTGAAGGACACCGAGCCCGCGGAGCTGATCCAGGCGGTCCGCGTGGTCGCCGCCGGCGAGGCGCTGCTGTCGCCGAGCGTCACGCGGCGGCTCATCGCCGAGTACGCCACCCGTGCCAAGGAGCCGAGCGCGCCGTCCGCACTCGGTCAGCTCACCGAGCGGGAACGCGAGGTGCTCACCCTGGTCGGCACGGGGCTGACCAACGACGAGATCGCCACCCGCCTGTTCATGGCGCCGGCGACCGCCAAGACCCACGTCAGCCGCGCCATGATCAAGCTCGGCGCACGGGACCGCGCACAGCTCGTCGTCATCGCCTACGAGTCGGGGCTCGTCCGGCCCGGCTGGCTCTGA
- a CDS encoding sensor histidine kinase produces MRVRWSPRSDFLVPFIVGMVQIWGTFGAQHGQVRPGDPTTRLPLDELAVVLLLIGPLALIMRRSRPVPTLWLIAAATALYIWGGYPYGPAFVSPIVAVFNAVLTGHRRAAWISIGVMYAFFAAYITFKLPAPHDLWHHASIIASMLVVVTAAEVVGARRERLAERLRVEEEEARRRASDERLTMAQELHDVLGHSISLIHVQAATALHLIDDHPEQARTALTTIKQASKDVLTEMRSVLGVLRDDAPRSPTAGIGQLEELVERMPSATLRTEGTPRPLPPEVDRAAYRIVQESLTNVTKHAPGARATVTLGYGHDELLVRVDDTGRTEPGTLTGDGGGDGLPGMRARAAALGGTLTAAPHPTGFRVEARLPIPAEDTK; encoded by the coding sequence GTGCGTGTCCGCTGGTCTCCCCGCTCCGATTTCCTCGTGCCGTTCATCGTCGGCATGGTGCAGATCTGGGGCACGTTCGGGGCCCAGCACGGCCAGGTGCGTCCAGGAGACCCCACCACCCGGCTGCCGCTCGACGAGCTCGCGGTGGTGCTGCTGCTGATCGGCCCGCTGGCGCTGATCATGCGCCGCTCGCGGCCCGTGCCGACCCTGTGGCTGATCGCGGCGGCCACCGCTCTGTACATCTGGGGTGGTTATCCGTACGGCCCGGCGTTCGTCAGCCCGATCGTCGCGGTGTTCAACGCCGTGCTGACCGGTCACCGGCGGGCCGCCTGGATCTCCATCGGGGTGATGTACGCGTTCTTCGCGGCGTACATCACCTTCAAGCTGCCGGCGCCGCATGACCTGTGGCACCACGCCAGCATCATCGCCTCCATGCTGGTCGTGGTGACGGCCGCCGAGGTCGTCGGCGCCAGGCGCGAACGGCTCGCCGAACGGCTGCGGGTCGAGGAGGAGGAGGCCAGGCGACGCGCCAGCGACGAACGGCTCACCATGGCGCAGGAGCTGCACGACGTGCTCGGTCACAGCATCTCGCTGATCCACGTGCAGGCGGCCACCGCGCTGCACCTCATCGACGACCATCCCGAGCAGGCGCGCACCGCGCTCACCACGATCAAGCAGGCCAGCAAGGACGTGCTGACCGAGATGCGCTCGGTGCTCGGGGTGCTGCGCGACGACGCGCCGCGCTCCCCCACCGCCGGGATCGGCCAGCTCGAGGAGCTGGTCGAACGCATGCCGTCCGCCACCTTGCGCACCGAGGGGACTCCCCGGCCGCTGCCGCCGGAGGTGGACCGCGCGGCGTACCGCATCGTGCAGGAGTCCCTGACCAACGTCACCAAGCACGCTCCCGGGGCCCGCGCCACGGTGACGCTCGGGTACGGCCACGATGAGCTGCTCGTCCGGGTGGACGACACCGGCCGCACCGAGCCCGGCACGCTCACCGGGGACGGCGGCGGCGACGGCCTTCCCGGCATGCGCGCACGTGCCGCCGCGCTCGGCGGCACCCTGACCGCGGCCCCGCACCCCACCGGTTTCCGCGTGGAGGCGAGGCTCCCCATCCCCGCCGAGGACACCAAGTGA